TTTATTTACAGAAAAGCACAAAGCCTACTACCTTTTGACCCTAAAAAATAGAGAAAGCGAACTTTTAAAAATAAAAGGCATCAAATTATAGAAAGCTTAAAAACACGTTGAAATCCTAATTTTTAACGGGTCATAAATATTCACTGGTTTTGGATTAAATATGTACTTTTATGTTGGTTGTAATCAGTAAACAGTAAGTATTTTGAATAAAGTTTTAGCTCTGCTCTGCCTTATCCCTTTTTGCTCAAGTTCATGTGAATTAGAGCAATTCTCTGACACATTAAGAGTTTCAATAAATAGCGAAAAGCATTTTCAGACAATCGATGGCTTTGGTGCATCTGATGCTTGGAGATGCCAATTCGTGGGCAAAAACTATCCGATAGTCAAGAAAGAACAACTAGCGGACTGGCTGTTTTCTCAGAAATTTGATCAAGACGGAAACCCTAAAGGTATTGGACTTTCTATTTGGAGAACAGAACTTGGTGCAGGAAGTACGGAGCAAGGTGACGAATCGGGCATTGCGAATGTATGGCGAAGGGGTGAATCATTTTTGAATGAAGATGGCACTTATGACTGGTCGAGAATGGAGGGCCAAAAATGGTTCTTAAAAGCCGCACAAAAACGTGGAGTTGAACAGTTTTTGGCATTTAACAATGCTCCGCCAGTAAACTATAGCATGAACGGAAAAGCTTTTGCCACTAAAGGTAATTTGAATTACAACCTCAAAAGTGATCAATTTGACGATTTCACTACCTATTTAGTAAAGCTGATTAAACATTTTGAAGAAGATGAGGGAATCCGATTCGATTATATTAGTCCTATCAATGAGCCACAATGGGCTTGGGACAAAGGCAACCAAGAAGGAAGCCCAGCTACGAATGAAGATATATTTAAGCTAACGAAAGGTCTTTCGGAGAAGTTGATCAAAAATAACTTAAAAACACAATTGACAGTAGGTGAAGCTGGTCAAATCAATTATTTATACAAAAGCGTTAAACCATACTCTCCCGACAATCAAATAGAAGCTTTTTGGTCAAAAAACTCTCCGCTTTATCTCGGCAATTTCTCAAATGTAAAAAAGGTAATTTCGGGACATTCTTACTTTACTACTTGGCCCATCAACAAGCAGGTTTCAACTAGAAAAGAGTTGAGACAACAACTAGACGTAGTTGACCCAGACTTAGCCTATTGGATGAGCGAATTCTGTATTCTCGAAAAGAACGACGAGATTGGTCAAGGAGGCGGAAGAGACCTCGGAATGAATACTGCTTTATACTACACACGTGTTATTCACAATGACCTCACTATTGCAAATGCCAGCTCATGGCAGTACTGGACCGCCGTGAGCAATCATGACTACAAAGATGGCTTGGTGTATGTAGACAAAGGAAACAATGGTATCAATGGCATAAAACATCCTGATGCATTCGCTTTGATGCAGGATGGAGAAATTCGAGATTCCAAAAGCCTTTGGGCATTTGGCAACTATGCAAGATTTATAAGACCAGGTTTTAAGCGGATAGATGTTGCTGGTGGTAATGAAAATCTCCTTATTTCTGCTTTTCAAAATCCCGTAAACGGAGCAATTACAATGGTAGTAGTGAACTTAGGAACAGACAACTCCAAGCTTAATATTGACTTTGCCCCCAAAGTCCTCAAAGCCAAATATGTTACTAATGATCGCTCAAATTTAGCCTCAAGTAAAGGTTCTGAGCTAAACTTAAGTTGTTCAGCTCGATCGGTTAGCACTTTAGTTTTTGAGTAGGGCATTCCACAGTTTCCATAAATTAAGTATCAATATTTTTTGGGTTGCAAAAAACGAAAGGTTCAATCTTCGAATTATTTAAAACGTCAACCTCTACTTTGGGTTTGGTAGAAAATGATAACTTTTGTGATGCTGTCCAATGGTACGATAATTGAATATACGTTGGTAATCTAATGTCAATAAATGCCTAATAAACACCTCATCCTTGTATTCCTCTTTGTTATTTTAAAAGGTTTCGGCCAAGAGGTTTATTACGATATTCCCTTTGATGACTCCTGGAATGTTGAGGATAGTGCATTAGCTCTAGAAAGCAAAAAAGGTTTTATTACAGTTAAATCAAAATCAAAAATTTATGCGATTGAATTTAAACTGAATAATGACAATTATGCCAGCCTAAACCATCTAGCAAGAAGGGAGAATGATAGCAATCAGTTTCTCCCAAAGCAATTACCAAAACTTATTCCATTCCCCAAAAGGGAGAAAAATCAATGTGATTTGTTTATTTCGAGTATCACCATTGATCTAAAAGAAAAAATACAATACCGTCACTCGCCCAATTTTTCTTATTACGACAAAGGAAAAAGAACCTATCCTCTAGAACTTTATTCTAGAATGGTTCCGATTCCTAAAATCATCAATAATACAAATTCACTTGGTATCTACCTTAGTAAGGTTTTAAATAACAAAGGCTATTACAATTTTCAAAATGAAAATTATTCTCCTGAAAAATCGAATACAAGATTTATTGATATTACAGTTAATAAACTCAAAGTAAATGTAGTAAACAGGAAATCTGGCAATTACAGCATTTATGCCCCACCAAGTTCTGATGGATTAATTAACGCTGAGGTAGAAGTCAAAATTAAACTAATAGACCAATATAGTGACACACTATATTTAGAATCGAGAATCAATAAAAGTAACGACTTTTATTACAGAGAGCATAAAGAAATGGAAGAGTGCCTTGCTCAAGCATTTGAACAGTCACTTGAATACAGCGTAGCAAACTTTATAACCTCAGAGGAAGTCAAGCCATTTATTGATAAAGCAAGAGCAGAAAAGGTTTCTTTAATTACTGCAAACTTTTCATCGAACTACGAAAAGTTAGAAAAAAATCAAATTGAGGAGGTTGTAATTGGTTTGACTGGAAAAAATACTTCGCAAACGGGTACAATTATTAGCAGTGATGGCTTAGTCATTACAGCTTTTGTAAAAGATGATGAAATTGAAAACTTGAAATACCATACAATATCTGGGACAAAAGGTCGGGTATTAAAAGTAGGTGATTCGAAGAAATATGGGCTAACTCTATTTAGAATGGAGAATACTTCAAAAACAAAAGGTATCAAACTAGCTACAAATACACTTGAGGTTTTAGATGAAATCTTAATCTTTTCAGCCACAGACATACCAAATAACATTTATGGCTTCTCTTCAGGAATAATATCAGGTAAAAGAAAAATAGACCCGTTAAATTATTATTGGCAAACAGACGCCAGCGTTACCCCTTCATCAATAGGAGCTCCTGTGTGGAACTTGAATGGTCAACTTTCAGGAATTATAATTGATAAAAATGACAATGAAAACTACCTTGGTATCTCATTTATTCTTCCTGCAAAAATGGTAAATAAGGCCTTTTCCTTTGAAAAAATAAACGAGAATAAATAGACATTTTATGAAACAGTTTTGGACTATTCTTTTATCATGTCAGATCCTTTTTTCGAGTTGTGCCTCCATTCTAAATGGCTCCAGTCAAAAAGTAAAAGTTGTTAGCCCTACAAATTGCCAAACCTATTTAAACGGGAAGCAGGTATATCTTCAGGCGGGTTATTTGACACTATCACGGAATATGATTCCTCAACAATTCACTTTCAAAAGGGAGGGATACTTGGACGAAAACAAAGTTGCTATTCAATATAAAAAGTCTCCACTTGCAGTCCTCAGTATAATTCCTTTTGGAGTGTTTGTTTATCCAATATTTTTAGATAATGGTAAAAAAGCATACAATTATGAAAAAGTTATAAGCTTGGTCAATCAAGACTATAAAGTGCCAAGTTTTGGAAGGTTTAAATTATTCCCCAAGTTTAATCAATTTGAATTATCAGAAGATATGGAATTCTATAACTTCAACTCTTATAGAAGTTATTACTACTTTAAAACATCTGATTTTCAACCAACTCATTATTCTGTTTCTTTAAAAAGGAATGAGCTATTAACTCAGTTGTACTTTCAAGAAAAACTTGAAGTACTTATTAACGAAAAAGAATATGTAAGATCAAGCTCTTTAAACTTAGATAAGTTTAAGACTGAACTTAAAATTGATGTTCGCCTTTTGGATTTAGAGTTATCTGAAATCAATACTTCTAGCTCATATAATGGTGGATTTACACAAGTTAAAATAGAGTTATTATGGTTATTACAAGATGTTTATGGAAATAAACTTGAAGAAGTAACAACTTTCGACTCTTCGGGTGAGTTTAAGTTTCATAATAAAAAAGATTACGATCAAAGTGTTCAATCAGCCATAGAAGATTGTTTGCATAAAGGCTATATTACTTTTCTAAACAATGAAAAAGTTGGCAACTTAATGTTAAATGGTTTTGAGACTAAAGAAGTCAATTTTCCCCTTCTGTTGCTTAATGACAGCAGAGCAGCTAATACCTTAAAAAAAGCTATAAACTCTGTTGTTACTGTGAAATTAGAAGAAGGCCATGGTAGTGGGGTTTTCATCAGTAATGACGGCTATCTTGTCACTAATTATCATGTTGTTCAAAACAATAAAAAAGTGAAAATAATTGACAATAGTGGTAAAGAGTATTGGGCTGAAGTAATAAGAATTAACAAAACTAAAGATCTAGCCCTGCTTAAAGCAGATACGGAAGTCGAACCAATTCGATTTAGCATGTCTCCTTTACAGATTACTCAAGAAGTTTATGCAATTGGGACACCAGCTTCTACAAATTTGTCACAGACAGTTTCTAGAGGAATAGTTTCTAGAATAGAAAAAAACGATTCTAAAAATAAATTTGTCCAATTTGATGCAAGTATTAATAGTGGAAATTCAGGAGGTGCTCTATTAAATAACAAAGGTGAATTGGTAGGGATTGTTAATGCAAAGTTGACGGGAAAAGGTATAGAAGGAATTGGCTTTGCAATTGCAATTGATCAGGTATATAAGGGCTTAAGTCTTAACTTCGCAGGAGTAAATAAACCTTGATTATAAGTTACTCCCTCTGTAAAACGGTTTATTATTAAATTTTTAAAGGATTTTGAGCTAAACTTAAGTTGTTCAGCTCGATCGGTTAGTACTTTTGTTTTTGAGTAGAAATGTACTATAAATCACTTTACTTCTATACAAGCTTTTGAATTCATTCAGAGTCTCATTCTTAATTTCATGTTTCAGAGGTTGAATTTAAATATGGATAATTACCCACCCGACAAAATGTTAGAAATTAGATGCTTAATGACTAACAAAAAGCCGCAGTCATTTGAGCTCTTGATAGATAAGATAATCTTAGGGTAGTTTTTCTTTCCCATTCTTTTCCAATAGATTTTCTTTTCTTTGTGTTTCTGTTTACAACAAATCAAGAATTGTGTTGTAATTAGTACTAATTTAGAATTTGTGAAATAAAAATCGAGCAAGCAAATTTGCTCACAAAGAGAATTTATGAAGAAAATTATTTTTTTCCTTTTTATCCTATCAGCTACCACTACAACTTTTGGACAAACTTCCAAAGTAGGTACCATAGATAGCGACTTTATTTTGTCTAAAATGCCTGAAATGGCTCAAACTCAAGACTCTCTCACTGCATATAGAGAAAAGTTAGGTAGTCAGCTAGCTGAAAAAACTGCAAACTATGAGAAGATATATAAAGCAGCTGAAGCCGTTTTTGATTCCCTTTCTGATGAAGCAAAACGAGCTAAACAAGAAGAGCTAGCAACGCTAGAGAATGATGTAAACAATTTTCGTAGAAATGGGACACAGCTCATTGAACTCAAGCAAGATCAACTAATGCGTCCACTCTATCAAAAAATAGGTGTAAATGTAG
This portion of the Spirosomataceae bacterium TFI 002 genome encodes:
- a CDS encoding O-Glycosyl hydrolase — encoded protein: MNKVLALLCLIPFCSSSCELEQFSDTLRVSINSEKHFQTIDGFGASDAWRCQFVGKNYPIVKKEQLADWLFSQKFDQDGNPKGIGLSIWRTELGAGSTEQGDESGIANVWRRGESFLNEDGTYDWSRMEGQKWFLKAAQKRGVEQFLAFNNAPPVNYSMNGKAFATKGNLNYNLKSDQFDDFTTYLVKLIKHFEEDEGIRFDYISPINEPQWAWDKGNQEGSPATNEDIFKLTKGLSEKLIKNNLKTQLTVGEAGQINYLYKSVKPYSPDNQIEAFWSKNSPLYLGNFSNVKKVISGHSYFTTWPINKQVSTRKELRQQLDVVDPDLAYWMSEFCILEKNDEIGQGGGRDLGMNTALYYTRVIHNDLTIANASSWQYWTAVSNHDYKDGLVYVDKGNNGINGIKHPDAFALMQDGEIRDSKSLWAFGNYARFIRPGFKRIDVAGGNENLLISAFQNPVNGAITMVVVNLGTDNSKLNIDFAPKVLKAKYVTNDRSNLASSKGSELNLSCSARSVSTLVFE
- a CDS encoding periplasmic chaperone for outer membrane proteins Skp; this encodes MKKIIFFLFILSATTTTFGQTSKVGTIDSDFILSKMPEMAQTQDSLTAYREKLGSQLAEKTANYEKIYKAAEAVFDSLSDEAKRAKQEELATLENDVNNFRRNGTQLIELKQDQLMRPLYQKIGVNVATVAKQLGYTQILNISNNDSLAYIDPEFDISEKVLLMMGISIVK
- a CDS encoding Trypsin-like peptidase domain-containing protein; this encodes MKQFWTILLSCQILFSSCASILNGSSQKVKVVSPTNCQTYLNGKQVYLQAGYLTLSRNMIPQQFTFKREGYLDENKVAIQYKKSPLAVLSIIPFGVFVYPIFLDNGKKAYNYEKVISLVNQDYKVPSFGRFKLFPKFNQFELSEDMEFYNFNSYRSYYYFKTSDFQPTHYSVSLKRNELLTQLYFQEKLEVLINEKEYVRSSSLNLDKFKTELKIDVRLLDLELSEINTSSSYNGGFTQVKIELLWLLQDVYGNKLEEVTTFDSSGEFKFHNKKDYDQSVQSAIEDCLHKGYITFLNNEKVGNLMLNGFETKEVNFPLLLLNDSRAANTLKKAINSVVTVKLEEGHGSGVFISNDGYLVTNYHVVQNNKKVKIIDNSGKEYWAEVIRINKTKDLALLKADTEVEPIRFSMSPLQITQEVYAIGTPASTNLSQTVSRGIVSRIEKNDSKNKFVQFDASINSGNSGGALLNNKGELVGIVNAKLTGKGIEGIGFAIAIDQVYKGLSLNFAGVNKP